In the genome of Tropicibacter oceani, one region contains:
- the infB gene encoding translation initiation factor IF-2 → MSDDDGKKTLGLRGGARSGNVKQSFSHGRTKNVVVETKRKRVVVPKPGAGGGAGAAGGSVGGSGAKRPAGISDAEMERRLKALQAAKAREVEETAQREAEEKARTEERDRLRAEKEQKEREQREAEERAKAKAEEEERKARKAAEAAKAAAAPAPSPDEQQRARSAPKEKEAPRRAAPEREDRNRGKARDDGGRRAGKLTLNQALGGEGGRQKSMAAMKRKQERARQKAMGGAQAREKVVRDVQLPEAITVAELANRMAERVGDVIKSLMSSGIMATQNQTIDADTAELIIEEFGHKMTRVSDADVEDVINEVVDAPEDLQGRPPVITIMGHVDHGKTSLLDAIRDAKVTAGEAGGITQHIGAYQVTTDSGSLLTFLDTPGHAAFTSMRSRGAQVTDIVVLVVAADDAVMPQTVEAINHAKAAKVPMIVAINKVDKPSANPTKVRTDLLQHEVVVEQMSGDVQDVEVSAVTGQGLDELLEAIALQAEILELKANPDRAAQGAVIEAQLDVGRGPVATVLVQNGTLRQGDIFVVGEQYGKVRALINDKGERVAEAGPSVPVEVLGLNGTPEAGDVLNVTATEAQAREIAEYRANVAKEKRAAAGAATTLEQLMQKAKEDENISELPILVKADVQGSAEAIVQALEKVGNDEVRVRVLHSGVGAITETDVGLAEASGCPVIGFNVRANASARNTANQKGVEIRYYSVIYDLVDDVKAAASGLLSAEIRENFIGYANIKEVFKVTGVGKVAGCLVTEGVARRSAGVRLLRDNVVIHEGTLKTLKRFKDEVSEVQSGQECGMAFENYDDIRPGDVIEIFEREEIERTLD, encoded by the coding sequence TGCAGGCCGCCAAGGCACGCGAGGTAGAGGAAACCGCTCAGCGCGAGGCCGAAGAAAAGGCCCGCACCGAAGAGCGTGACCGCCTGCGCGCGGAAAAGGAACAAAAAGAGCGCGAACAGCGCGAAGCGGAAGAGCGCGCCAAGGCCAAGGCCGAGGAAGAAGAGCGCAAGGCCCGCAAGGCGGCCGAGGCCGCCAAGGCTGCTGCTGCGCCCGCTCCGTCCCCGGACGAACAGCAGCGCGCCCGCAGCGCCCCCAAGGAAAAAGAGGCCCCGCGCCGGGCTGCGCCCGAGCGTGAAGACCGCAACCGCGGCAAGGCCCGCGACGATGGCGGCCGCCGTGCCGGCAAGCTGACGCTGAACCAGGCCCTTGGTGGCGAAGGCGGTCGTCAGAAATCCATGGCCGCGATGAAGCGCAAGCAAGAGCGCGCGCGTCAAAAGGCCATGGGCGGTGCCCAGGCCCGCGAAAAGGTTGTGCGTGACGTTCAGCTGCCCGAGGCGATCACGGTGGCCGAACTGGCCAACCGTATGGCCGAACGGGTCGGCGACGTGATCAAGTCGCTGATGAGCAGCGGCATCATGGCAACGCAGAACCAGACGATCGACGCGGATACCGCCGAGCTGATCATCGAGGAATTCGGCCACAAGATGACCCGCGTTTCCGACGCGGACGTCGAAGACGTGATCAACGAAGTCGTCGATGCGCCCGAAGATCTTCAGGGTCGCCCCCCGGTCATCACGATCATGGGCCACGTCGACCACGGCAAGACCTCGCTGCTGGATGCGATTCGCGATGCCAAGGTAACCGCAGGCGAAGCCGGCGGGATCACCCAGCATATCGGCGCCTACCAGGTGACGACGGACAGCGGCTCGCTGCTGACCTTCCTGGACACTCCGGGCCACGCCGCCTTTACCTCGATGCGGTCCCGCGGGGCCCAGGTGACGGATATCGTGGTGCTTGTGGTTGCGGCGGATGACGCCGTGATGCCGCAGACCGTCGAGGCGATCAACCACGCCAAGGCGGCCAAGGTCCCGATGATTGTCGCGATCAACAAGGTCGACAAACCCAGCGCCAACCCGACCAAGGTGCGCACCGACCTGCTGCAACACGAAGTTGTCGTGGAACAGATGTCCGGTGACGTTCAGGACGTCGAGGTTTCGGCCGTGACCGGTCAGGGCCTTGATGAACTGCTCGAAGCCATCGCGCTTCAGGCGGAAATCCTGGAACTGAAGGCCAACCCCGATCGTGCCGCCCAGGGCGCCGTGATCGAGGCCCAGCTGGATGTCGGCCGCGGCCCCGTGGCCACGGTTCTGGTTCAGAACGGCACCCTGCGTCAGGGCGACATCTTTGTTGTCGGCGAGCAGTACGGCAAGGTCCGTGCGCTGATCAACGACAAGGGCGAGCGCGTCGCCGAAGCCGGTCCTTCGGTTCCGGTCGAGGTTCTGGGTCTGAACGGCACCCCCGAAGCGGGCGACGTGCTGAACGTGACCGCGACCGAAGCGCAGGCCCGCGAGATCGCGGAATACCGTGCCAATGTTGCCAAGGAAAAGCGCGCTGCCGCAGGCGCCGCGACGACCCTGGAACAGCTGATGCAGAAGGCCAAGGAAGACGAGAACATTTCCGAGCTTCCCATCCTGGTCAAGGCAGACGTGCAAGGTTCGGCCGAAGCCATCGTTCAGGCGCTGGAAAAGGTCGGCAACGACGAGGTGCGCGTACGCGTGCTGCACTCGGGCGTGGGCGCGATCACCGAAACCGACGTTGGCCTTGCCGAAGCGTCCGGTTGCCCGGTCATCGGCTTCAACGTGCGTGCCAATGCCTCGGCCCGTAACACGGCCAACCAGAAGGGTGTCGAAATCCGCTATTACAGCGTGATCTATGACCTTGTGGACGACGTGAAGGCAGCGGCCTCGGGCCTGCTGTCCGCCGAAATCCGCGAGAACTTCATCGGCTATGCGAACATCAAAGAGGTGTTCAAGGTCACTGGCGTCGGCAAGGTTGCTGGCTGTCTGGTCACCGAAGGCGTCGCCCGCCGGTCCGCCGGTGTGCGTCTGCTGCGCGACAACGTGGTGATCCACGAAGGCACGCTGAAGACGCTCAAGCGCTTCAAGGACGAAGTGTCCGAAGTGCAGTCCGGTCAGGAATGCGGCATGGCCTTCGAGAATTACGACGATATCCGCCCCGGCGATGTCATCGAGATTTTCGAGCGCGAGGAAATCGAGCGTACGCTCGACTGA
- a CDS encoding (deoxy)nucleoside triphosphate pyrophosphohydrolase, which produces MKIILVSAVALIDPDGRVLLAQRPEGKSMAGLWEFPGGKVEQGESPEHALIRELHEELGIDTWASCLAPLTFASHSYDDFHLLMPLFACRKWQGIPQPREGQTLKWVAPAQLRDYPMPPADIPLIPILRDWL; this is translated from the coding sequence ATGAAAATCATCCTTGTGTCCGCGGTTGCGTTGATCGATCCGGACGGCCGTGTGCTGTTGGCGCAGCGGCCCGAAGGCAAATCCATGGCCGGGCTGTGGGAATTCCCCGGCGGCAAGGTCGAGCAGGGCGAAAGCCCCGAACATGCCCTGATCCGCGAATTGCACGAAGAGCTGGGCATCGACACCTGGGCCAGTTGCCTTGCGCCGCTGACCTTTGCCTCGCACAGCTATGACGATTTTCACTTGCTGATGCCGCTGTTTGCCTGCCGCAAGTGGCAGGGCATTCCGCAGCCCCGCGAAGGGCAGACCCTGAAATGGGTCGCGCCAGCGCAGCTGAGGGACTATCCGATGCCGCCTGCCGACATTCCGCTGATTCCCATCCTACGCGACTGGCTGTAA
- the argJ gene encoding bifunctional glutamate N-acetyltransferase/amino-acid acetyltransferase ArgJ, producing MAKPAPVSPLAPESFPALPVIKGVRFAAVEAGVRYQGRTDVMLALLDPGSVMAGVFTRSATRSAPVLDCQAKIGADSDAGAAIIVNSGNSNAFTGKNGVLSTQAVTEATAKACGLPAARVFSSSTGVIGEPLKHDRIIAKLDELNAKLDENGMQAAARAIMTTDTFPKGAMAEIEVGGKTVRIAGIAKGSGMIAPDMATMLVYIFTDAKIARADLQAIVSRLNDKTFNCITVDSDTSTSDTLLMGATGASGVDVTGNAAFEAALSDVMQDLAHQVVKDGEGATKFVTVNVTGAASDADARTHALSIANSPLVKTAIAGEDPNWGRIVMAVGKSGAAADRDTLSISFGDVLVAEKGWVAESYREEAGAALMKKPEITINVDIGIGQGKATVWTCDLTHGYITINADYRS from the coding sequence GTGGCAAAACCTGCACCCGTATCGCCCCTCGCACCGGAGAGTTTTCCGGCGCTTCCCGTCATCAAGGGCGTGCGTTTTGCCGCCGTCGAAGCGGGGGTGCGCTATCAAGGGCGCACCGATGTCATGCTTGCACTGCTTGATCCGGGCAGCGTGATGGCGGGGGTCTTTACCCGCTCTGCCACCCGCTCCGCCCCGGTGCTGGACTGCCAGGCCAAGATAGGCGCCGACAGCGATGCCGGCGCCGCGATCATCGTGAACTCGGGCAACTCGAACGCCTTTACCGGCAAGAACGGTGTCCTGTCCACGCAGGCAGTCACCGAAGCCACGGCGAAGGCCTGTGGCTTGCCTGCCGCGCGGGTCTTTTCGTCGTCGACCGGGGTGATCGGCGAGCCGCTGAAACACGACCGGATCATCGCCAAGCTGGACGAACTGAACGCCAAGCTGGACGAAAACGGCATGCAGGCCGCCGCACGGGCGATCATGACCACGGACACCTTTCCCAAGGGCGCCATGGCGGAAATCGAGGTAGGCGGGAAAACCGTGCGCATCGCCGGGATCGCCAAGGGTTCGGGGATGATTGCCCCGGACATGGCAACGATGCTGGTCTACATCTTTACCGATGCCAAGATCGCCCGCGCCGACCTGCAGGCCATCGTCAGCCGGTTGAACGACAAGACCTTCAACTGCATCACCGTGGACAGCGATACCTCGACCTCGGACACGCTGCTGATGGGGGCCACCGGGGCCTCGGGCGTCGATGTCACCGGGAATGCGGCGTTCGAGGCAGCGCTGAGCGACGTCATGCAGGACCTGGCGCATCAGGTGGTCAAGGATGGCGAGGGCGCGACCAAGTTCGTCACCGTCAACGTCACCGGCGCGGCCAGTGACGCAGATGCCCGCACCCATGCCCTGTCGATCGCCAATTCGCCGCTGGTGAAGACCGCCATCGCCGGCGAAGACCCCAACTGGGGCCGGATCGTCATGGCGGTTGGCAAATCCGGTGCGGCAGCGGATCGCGACACCCTGTCGATCAGCTTTGGCGACGTGCTTGTGGCGGAAAAGGGCTGGGTTGCGGAAAGCTACCGCGAAGAGGCAGGCGCCGCCCTGATGAAAAAGCCCGAGATCACCATCAACGTCGATATCGGGATAGGGCAGGGCAAGGCGACGGTCTGGACCTGTGACCTGACGCACGGCTACATCACGATCAACGCCGATTATCGGTCGTAA
- a CDS encoding peptidylprolyl isomerase, with amino-acid sequence MSKTLMNLSAAAFAVMAALPAWSEEISAETVIATVGDTKITLGHMIMVRSGLPEQYQQLPADVLWDGILDQLIQQEAMAQDDLAKETLRVRLAMENERRSLLAAEAITVVADQAVTDEAIQAAYQANYVDGVKGKEYNASHILVETEEEAAAILAEVKGGADFAETAKAKSTGPSGPNGGALGWFSAGMMVEPFQIAVESLENGDITGPVQTQFGWHVIKLNETRVMAAPELEAVREEIIGTLQQDAVSGYIDGLVEKAEVSKMDKAEVDPSILTNTELLED; translated from the coding sequence ATGTCAAAAACCCTCATGAACCTGAGCGCCGCCGCCTTTGCGGTCATGGCGGCCCTGCCTGCCTGGTCCGAGGAGATTTCCGCCGAAACCGTGATTGCCACCGTTGGCGATACCAAGATTACGCTGGGTCACATGATCATGGTGCGTTCGGGCCTGCCCGAGCAGTACCAGCAATTGCCCGCAGACGTGCTGTGGGACGGCATTCTGGACCAGCTGATCCAGCAAGAGGCCATGGCCCAGGACGACCTGGCCAAGGAAACGCTGCGTGTGCGTCTTGCCATGGAAAACGAACGCCGGTCCCTGCTGGCCGCCGAGGCGATCACCGTCGTGGCCGATCAGGCCGTGACCGATGAGGCCATCCAGGCCGCCTATCAGGCGAACTATGTCGATGGCGTGAAGGGCAAGGAATACAACGCCTCGCACATCCTGGTCGAAACCGAAGAAGAGGCCGCCGCCATCCTGGCCGAGGTCAAGGGCGGCGCCGATTTCGCGGAAACCGCCAAGGCAAAGTCGACCGGCCCGTCCGGCCCCAATGGCGGCGCACTGGGCTGGTTCAGCGCCGGGATGATGGTCGAACCCTTCCAGATTGCCGTCGAAAGCCTGGAAAATGGCGACATCACCGGCCCTGTCCAGACGCAATTCGGCTGGCATGTGATCAAGTTGAATGAAACCCGCGTCATGGCCGCCCCCGAACTGGAGGCCGTCCGCGAGGAAATCATCGGCACGCTGCAGCAGGACGCGGTCAGCGGTTATATTGACGGGCTGGTCGAAAAGGCCGAAGTCTCGAAGATGGACAAGGCAGAGGTCGATCCGTCGATTCTGACCAACACTGAGCTGCTGGAGGACTAA
- the secA gene encoding preprotein translocase subunit SecA produces MLGKIARKVFGTPNDRKIKATRPLVEKISALESDFEKLDDAGLIAKTEEFKKRVAEGESLDALLPEAFANCREAAKRALGLRAFDTQLMGGIFLHQGNIAEMKTGEGKTLVATFPAYLNALTGRGVHIVTVNDYLAKRDAEWMSKVYGALGMTTGVVYPRQPDDEKKAAYASDITYATNNELGFDYLRDNMKSELSQINQKDHYFAIVDEVDSILIDEARTPLIISGPADDRSELYVGIDKLIPDLTDEHFSLDEKTRNVTFTDEGNEFLEQNLRARGMLPEGQTLYDPESTTIVHHVNQGLRAHKLFTKDKDYIVRDGEVVLIDEFTGRMMAGRRLSDGLHQAIEAKEGCQIQPENVTLASVTFQNYFRLYDKLGGMTGTAVTEAEEFMEIYGLGVVEVPTNRPIARIDDDDAVYRTAREKYEAIVKQIGESHAKGQPVLVGTTSIEKSEMLSQMLTAAGHKHNVLNARQHEQEAQIVADAGKLGAVTIATNMAGRGTDIKLGGNVEFKIMEAIAADPDGDPEAIRERIETEHKADEQAVKDAGGLYVLATERHESRRIDNQLRGRSGRQGDPGRSSFYLSLEDDLMRIFGSERLEKVLSTLGMKEGEAIVHPWVNKSLERAQAKVEGRNFDIRKQLLKFDDVMNDQRKVIFSQRREIMEAKDLSEIVQDMRHEVIDDLVDTYAPPKAYADQWNVQGLYAACIEKLGIDVPVMGWAEEDGVDQDVIRERLEDASDKLMAEKAEAFGPDTMRQIEKQVLLQTIDAKWREHLLTLEHLRSVVGFRGYAQRDPLNEYKTEAFQLFEGLLEGLREQVTTQLSQVRPMTEEEQRAMMQQLAQQQAKLQQAAQQAQAAHEPVLPTAEDSTEAAPLVDGFDETNPDTWGNPGRNDPCPCGSGNKFKHCHGRLT; encoded by the coding sequence ATGCTGGGAAAAATCGCGCGCAAGGTGTTCGGCACCCCGAATGATCGCAAGATCAAGGCAACCCGCCCTCTGGTCGAAAAGATCAGCGCGCTGGAGTCCGATTTCGAAAAGCTGGACGACGCAGGTCTGATCGCCAAGACCGAAGAATTCAAGAAGCGCGTCGCCGAGGGCGAAAGCCTGGACGCCCTATTGCCCGAAGCCTTTGCCAACTGCCGCGAGGCCGCCAAGCGCGCCCTGGGACTGCGGGCCTTTGACACGCAGCTGATGGGCGGGATCTTTCTGCATCAAGGCAACATCGCCGAAATGAAGACCGGCGAAGGCAAGACCCTGGTCGCCACCTTCCCGGCCTATCTGAACGCCCTGACCGGGCGCGGCGTGCATATCGTCACGGTCAACGACTACCTGGCCAAGCGCGACGCCGAATGGATGAGCAAGGTCTATGGCGCCCTTGGCATGACCACCGGCGTCGTCTATCCGCGCCAGCCCGACGACGAGAAAAAGGCCGCCTATGCGTCCGACATCACCTATGCCACCAACAACGAGCTGGGTTTTGATTATCTGCGCGACAACATGAAGTCCGAGCTGAGCCAGATCAATCAAAAGGACCACTATTTTGCCATCGTCGACGAGGTGGACTCGATCCTGATCGACGAAGCGCGGACCCCCCTGATCATTTCCGGCCCCGCCGATGACCGGTCCGAACTGTATGTCGGCATCGACAAGCTGATCCCCGACCTGACGGACGAGCATTTTTCGCTGGATGAAAAGACCCGGAACGTGACCTTTACCGACGAAGGCAACGAATTCCTGGAACAGAACCTGCGCGCCCGCGGCATGCTGCCCGAAGGCCAGACGCTGTATGACCCCGAAAGCACGACCATCGTGCACCACGTCAACCAGGGTCTGCGCGCGCACAAGCTGTTCACCAAGGACAAGGATTACATCGTCCGCGACGGCGAAGTGGTGCTGATCGACGAATTCACCGGCCGCATGATGGCCGGGCGCCGCCTGTCCGACGGCCTGCACCAGGCCATCGAAGCCAAGGAAGGCTGCCAGATCCAGCCCGAAAACGTGACGCTGGCCTCGGTGACCTTCCAGAACTACTTCCGCTTGTATGACAAGCTGGGCGGCATGACCGGCACCGCCGTGACCGAGGCCGAGGAATTCATGGAAATCTATGGCCTTGGCGTTGTCGAGGTTCCGACCAACCGCCCCATCGCGCGGATCGACGATGACGACGCGGTCTATCGCACCGCCCGCGAAAAATACGAGGCTATCGTCAAGCAGATCGGCGAGTCGCATGCCAAGGGCCAACCGGTTCTGGTCGGCACCACCTCGATCGAAAAGTCCGAAATGCTGTCGCAGATGCTGACGGCCGCCGGTCACAAGCACAACGTCCTGAACGCCCGCCAGCACGAGCAGGAGGCGCAGATCGTCGCCGACGCCGGCAAGCTGGGCGCGGTGACCATTGCCACCAACATGGCCGGTCGCGGCACCGACATCAAATTGGGCGGCAACGTCGAATTCAAGATCATGGAGGCCATCGCCGCCGATCCCGACGGCGACCCCGAGGCGATCCGCGAACGTATCGAGACCGAGCACAAGGCCGACGAACAGGCGGTCAAGGACGCTGGCGGGCTGTATGTCCTGGCCACGGAACGCCACGAAAGCCGCCGCATCGACAACCAGCTGCGCGGCCGTTCGGGCCGTCAGGGTGACCCGGGCCGTTCCTCGTTCTATCTGTCGCTCGAAGATGACCTGATGCGCATCTTCGGCTCGGAACGTCTGGAAAAGGTGCTGTCGACCCTTGGCATGAAAGAGGGCGAAGCGATCGTTCACCCCTGGGTGAACAAATCGCTGGAACGCGCGCAGGCCAAGGTCGAAGGCCGCAACTTTGACATCCGCAAGCAGCTGCTGAAATTCGACGACGTGATGAACGATCAGCGCAAGGTGATCTTTTCCCAGCGCCGCGAAATCATGGAAGCCAAGGACCTGTCGGAAATCGTGCAGGACATGCGTCATGAGGTTATCGACGACCTGGTCGACACCTACGCGCCGCCCAAGGCCTATGCCGATCAGTGGAACGTTCAGGGGCTTTATGCCGCCTGCATCGAAAAACTGGGGATCGACGTGCCGGTCATGGGCTGGGCCGAAGAGGACGGAGTCGATCAGGACGTGATCCGCGAGCGGCTTGAGGACGCGTCAGACAAGCTGATGGCCGAAAAGGCCGAGGCCTTTGGCCCCGACACCATGCGCCAGATCGAAAAGCAGGTTCTGTTGCAGACCATCGACGCCAAATGGCGCGAACATCTGTTGACGCTCGAACACCTGCGTTCGGTCGTAGGCTTCCGCGGCTATGCCCAGCGTGACCCGCTGAACGAATACAAGACCGAGGCGTTCCAGCTGTTCGAAGGTCTTCTGGAAGGTCTGCGCGAACAGGTCACCACCCAGCTGAGCCAGGTCCGCCCGATGACCGAGGAAGAGCAGCGCGCAATGATGCAACAGCTTGCCCAGCAGCAGGCCAAGTTGCAGCAAGCCGCGCAGCAGGCCCAAGCCGCCCACGAACCGGTTCTGCCCACCGCCGAGGATTCCACCGAAGCGGCTCCGCTGGTGGATGGTTTTGACGAAACCAACCCGGACACCTGGGGCAACCCCGGCCGCAACGACCCCTGCCCCTGCGGATCGGGGAACAAGTTCAAACATTGCCACGGCCGCCTGACCTGA
- a CDS encoding IS5 family transposase has product MSRPIPPTYKTRNWPAYNEALKRRGSLTIWFDPEMIWDAVPTGRRGRQQSYSDAAIQTCLSMKVLFGMALRQTTGFVESLLQLVGLNWTVPDFSTLSRRQKTLAVNIPYRGSKGPLHLLIDSTGIKVEGEGEWHARKHGGPKRRVWRKIHLGIDEETLEVRAVEITGSHIGDAPILPDLLDQIPQDQEIGSVTADGAYDTRKCHDAIADRGAHAVIPPRKNAKPWKTITAGAVARNEALRAAKYLGRALWRRWSGYHRRSRVETKMHCMKLLGQRLMARDFDRQVAELQVRIAVLNGYTALGMPVTEVVG; this is encoded by the coding sequence ATGAGCAGACCCATACCCCCGACCTACAAGACCAGAAACTGGCCAGCCTACAATGAAGCGCTCAAGCGCCGGGGCTCGCTGACGATCTGGTTCGACCCTGAGATGATCTGGGATGCCGTGCCGACAGGCAGGCGTGGCCGCCAGCAGAGCTATAGCGACGCCGCCATACAGACGTGCCTCTCGATGAAAGTGCTGTTCGGCATGGCGCTCCGGCAGACGACCGGGTTCGTCGAGAGCCTGCTGCAGCTGGTCGGTCTGAACTGGACGGTGCCCGACTTCAGCACGCTATCTCGCCGCCAGAAGACCTTGGCCGTCAACATCCCATACCGCGGCTCCAAGGGGCCGTTGCACCTGTTGATAGACAGCACCGGGATCAAGGTCGAGGGCGAAGGCGAGTGGCACGCCCGCAAGCATGGCGGCCCTAAACGCCGCGTCTGGCGCAAGATCCACTTGGGGATTGATGAGGAAACGCTGGAGGTTCGGGCCGTCGAAATCACCGGGAGCCACATCGGTGATGCGCCGATCCTACCCGACCTTCTCGACCAAATCCCGCAGGACCAGGAAATCGGTAGCGTCACGGCTGATGGCGCCTACGACACGCGCAAATGCCACGATGCGATTGCAGATCGCGGCGCCCATGCCGTCATCCCGCCCCGCAAAAACGCGAAGCCCTGGAAGACGATCACCGCCGGAGCCGTGGCGCGAAACGAGGCCTTGCGCGCGGCGAAATACCTGGGCCGCGCACTCTGGCGACGATGGAGCGGATACCACCGCCGAAGCCGCGTCGAGACAAAAATGCATTGTATGAAGTTGCTGGGCCAGCGGCTCATGGCGCGGGACTTCGACCGCCAGGTCGCGGAACTCCAGGTCCGCATTGCCGTCCTGAACGGCTACACCGCGCTCGGCATGCCCGTCACGGAAGTCGTAGGATAA
- a CDS encoding IS66 family transposase: MNPSRDLCNRAPVAQKVVSLYQELYAIEQEIAWSDHETRARLRQERAASVFDQITDICRSTQQSVEPASLLGKAIAYFLRHEAGLRTYLTDGRIEIDNNAVERAIRKIALVRKNSQFAGSEMAADVWMLFASLVATCEVNDIDPRRYLFWLCFKASQSKVDNIPFGELLPWHFAEAEARGDRDHLKFMDFVSGHTGPRYRDVKPGRSEDPIDT; this comes from the coding sequence ATGAATCCCTCACGCGATTTGTGCAACAGAGCCCCTGTAGCCCAAAAGGTGGTCTCCCTGTATCAAGAGCTGTACGCCATTGAACAGGAGATCGCTTGGTCCGATCATGAAACTCGAGCGAGGCTCAGGCAAGAACGCGCGGCGAGTGTCTTCGACCAGATTACAGACATCTGTCGAAGCACTCAGCAATCAGTTGAGCCAGCATCTCTACTTGGAAAAGCGATAGCTTACTTCCTGCGGCATGAAGCAGGTCTGCGGACGTACCTCACAGACGGTCGCATCGAAATCGATAACAATGCCGTAGAACGAGCCATCAGAAAGATTGCTCTGGTCAGAAAAAACAGCCAGTTTGCCGGGTCAGAGATGGCCGCAGACGTATGGATGTTGTTCGCAAGCCTTGTGGCGACATGTGAAGTAAATGATATCGATCCCAGACGATACCTGTTCTGGTTGTGCTTCAAGGCGTCTCAAAGTAAAGTGGACAACATCCCATTCGGAGAGTTGCTTCCTTGGCATTTTGCGGAAGCCGAAGCTCGTGGCGACAGAGATCATCTAAAGTTCATGGATTTTGTATCGGGACACACCGGTCCACGCTACCGTGATGTTAAACCGGGACGCAGTGAAGATCCGATAGATACATGA
- a CDS encoding LysR substrate-binding domain-containing protein, whose translation MIEHLRHMAIFARVVDEGSFRGAAKAIGLAPSRVSETVSDLENFLGVTLLYRTTRKIALTNEGRMFYVRAAEMLRSAESGLNELNALSLEPVGALHVAMPAFLATSELATAVADFVLRHPQVAVSLRFSDGPTDIVEDGHDVTIRAGWLEDSSMMSRKLGESERILVAGTGYAAVRPRPAHPSQMEDWDWLRYKNRPDHTTLHGPGGETVKVLGQSRLELDSIDALYHFTCQNLGATVLPEHLAARGEAEGKLALLHKSAERRVSPFPGRTYPTTSVTGMPSAV comes from the coding sequence ATGATCGAGCATCTGCGGCACATGGCAATTTTTGCGCGGGTCGTCGACGAAGGCTCCTTTCGGGGCGCTGCCAAGGCCATAGGCCTGGCGCCGTCACGGGTGAGCGAGACGGTGTCTGATCTCGAAAACTTCCTTGGCGTGACCTTGCTCTACCGGACGACGCGCAAGATCGCCCTGACCAACGAGGGGCGCATGTTCTATGTCCGCGCGGCCGAGATGCTGCGCAGCGCGGAAAGCGGGTTGAACGAGCTCAACGCCCTGTCGCTGGAACCGGTGGGTGCGCTGCATGTGGCGATGCCGGCCTTTCTGGCGACCTCTGAACTGGCCACGGCCGTGGCGGACTTTGTCCTGCGTCACCCGCAGGTCGCCGTTTCGCTTCGCTTTTCTGACGGGCCTACGGATATTGTTGAGGATGGCCATGATGTGACCATCCGCGCCGGATGGCTTGAGGACAGTTCGATGATGTCGCGAAAGCTGGGTGAAAGCGAGCGGATCCTGGTGGCGGGCACGGGGTATGCCGCCGTCCGGCCGCGCCCTGCGCATCCGTCACAGATGGAGGACTGGGATTGGCTGCGGTACAAAAACCGGCCGGACCACACCACGCTGCACGGGCCAGGCGGCGAAACTGTAAAGGTTCTGGGGCAGTCCCGGCTTGAGCTCGACAGCATCGACGCGCTTTATCATTTCACTTGTCAGAACCTTGGCGCGACGGTCCTGCCCGAACATCTCGCCGCCCGTGGCGAGGCTGAGGGAAAATTGGCTCTGTTGCACAAATCGGCTGAACGCCGAGTTTCCCCTTTCCCCGGGCGGACTTATCCTACGACTTCCGTGACGGGCATGCCGAGCGCGGTGTAG
- a CDS encoding DUF2218 domain-containing protein produces MNTRINAAGIDVRYNTRNTSMNASTYFKTDNAERFLGTLCKHFGHKVPVTHEPGSGRIELPFGHCALNADAAGLGLTVTAPDKDGTDKTIAVITSHLERFAFRENPHLDWRPAAA; encoded by the coding sequence ATGAATACCCGGATCAATGCGGCAGGGATAGATGTTCGTTACAACACAAGGAACACCTCCATGAACGCGAGCACATATTTCAAAACGGACAACGCCGAACGGTTTCTGGGCACGCTTTGCAAGCATTTTGGGCACAAGGTTCCGGTCACGCATGAACCCGGATCAGGCCGGATTGAGCTGCCGTTTGGACACTGCGCGCTGAACGCTGATGCCGCCGGCCTTGGATTGACGGTCACCGCCCCCGACAAAGACGGGACCGACAAGACGATCGCTGTGATCACCAGCCACCTCGAACGCTTTGCCTTCCGTGAAAACCCGCACTTGGATTGGCGGCCTGCAGCGGCCTGA